A stretch of Apostichopus japonicus isolate 1M-3 chromosome 9, ASM3797524v1, whole genome shotgun sequence DNA encodes these proteins:
- the LOC139973827 gene encoding uncharacterized protein: MSTFHITFKEQKQVFEVQDISTLKEKVRSEFHIDEDIRFQLYDKTWDDWVDVEIHQLPQRGKIQIITIPHEDTLPINLTDLSSTNSLFSESYNFSDAPIQIEPPTKNFISSMIQLAHQKESCQSTSQAEDISSASTSSSHSWNVEEDCSTGESDVKRKWLEMKQWPDKFALPRLPVVLEGKLNAERMPNDRERRQIVQTLFDYMAGFTSYPLSAHYSEAVRCLLEKYPFLGKETIPGARPVEYWRMKIMDKFRNERKHMPVEKKRKSSGVTPAKAVDDQQLVDDTASIQRHKKWMQEEARRARQNEVKISQMMEITFQSRRKWIIDEKPTVAELKREFPCLFSQRQILIEMRRITPSIDACHAKDLLMSNLEAYAKYLIDSCQSKKNAKAIVNNYREAIANLKQHFALGRFFPPF; the protein is encoded by the exons ATGTCAACATTTCATATCACCTTCAAAGAACAAAAGCAGGTCTTTGAGGTTCAAGACATATCAACTTTAAAGGAAAAAGTGAGAAGTGAATTTCACATAGATGAGGATATCAGGTTTCAACTTTATGACAAAACATGGGATGATTGGGTAGATGTGGAAATCCATCAGCTACCACAAAGaggaaaaatccaaataatTACCATCCCTCATGAGGATACACTTCCAATAAACTTGACTGACTTAAGCTCAACAAACAGCTTATTTAGTGAAAGTTATAACTTCTCAGATGCTCCAATCCAAATTGAGCCACCTACAAAAAACTTCATAAGTAGTATGATTCAACTTGCACACCAAAAAGAAAGTTGCCAATCAACCTCTCAGGCTGAAGATATCTCTTCAGCTTCAACAAGTTCTAGTCATTCATGGAATGTGGAAGAAGACTGCAGTACCGGAGAGTCAGATGTCAAGAGAAAATGGCTTGAGAT GAAGCAATGGCCAGACAAATTTGCTCTGCCAAGACTGCCAGTTGTGTTGGAGGGAAAGCTCAACGCAGAGAGAATGCCTAACGACAGAGAAAGGAGACAGATAGTCCAAACATTGTTTGATTACATGGCAGGCTTTACAAG CTATCCATTGTCAGCTCACTACTCAGAGGCAGTGAGATGCTTATTGGAGAAGTACCCCTTCCTTGGAAAGGAAACCATCCCTGGAGCCCGTCCAGTA gaaTACTGGAGAATGAAAATAATGGACAAGTTCAGGAATGAGAGAAAGCACATGCCAgtggaaaagaagagaaaaagtagTGGAGTGACACCAGCTAAAGCAGTTGATGATCAACAATTAGTAGATGATACAGCCAGTATTCAGAGGCATAAGAA GTGGATGCAGGAAGAGGCAAGAAGGGCTCGACAAAATGAAGTTAAGATATCACAGATGATGGAGATAACTTTTCAATCAAGAAGAAAATGGATTATCGATGAAAAGCCTACTGTAGCTGAGCTGAAGCGAGAATTTCCTTGTCTGTTTTCACAGAGACAG ATTCTCATCGAGATGAGGCGAATAACCCCCAGCATTGATGCTTGTCATGCAAAAGATCTTCTGATGAGCAACTTAGAGGCATATGCTAAATATTTAATAGATAGCTGCCAAAGCAAAAAGAATGCTAAAGCGATTGTTAACAACTACAGAGAGGCAATTGccaacttaaagcagcattttgcgttgggtcgcttttttccaccgttttaa